The genomic window agccTTCATCCCAAACCAGTGTTAGTGACATCTAGGGTTGCCAACTTTTTCACTACCAAACAAAGGACAAAAGTTGGCATGCTGTGGCGCTGTGGGCATGGTGTTGAGTGAATATACAGTGTATTGTTTTAAACCATTTGTCATAATAATAGCTAATCTCTTACAGTCAAATTAAAGATTAATACACAACTCTCATGCCTTGGCAACATATGGTAGGTTTAATAATAGTTTGTTAATTTACAGCACGTACCTTTAACACAGTCCTTTATTTTAACCATTACCTATTACCTTTACTATAAGTCTAAGTCAAAACACTTGTGACTCTTGCACTGTAGGTTAGAAAACGTTATCCCCTTCTTGTTAATCCTACAAGTGACAAACAAGAAGTAACAATAGCTTCTGTATGCTGTAGTTTTGCAGAGGAATCAAACAGCCGAGACTCACAGAAAGGGCACCCTCTGTGTACACAAACAGTGGTGGGGAATGAATGCTTCATATTCTTATTCACTAAAACTatataagtaagtaagtaactaTATAAGTTGGACcctcacaacaacaacaaaaaacatttaatgcaaaagaggaaaagagggacaTGCCTCTGCTCACCAAGTCTACTTTTTCCATGGATATTTTTTGCTGCTCTTGACCGATTCAAGCAGTCTTTTGTCCTTTTGTGCAGCCAGATAAAAGTCCTTACATGAAAAGTCATAGTTCACAGATATTTGaagttcatttttaatcagCTCTGTGCTGCATCTGTTTCTTGAGTCTAACCATTTAATGGTCATCAAAGAGAAAATCCCCTCTACAAAGGCATTTGAGTCTGGCACACTGCGGACAAATGAGACAATCCTGAACATGTTGATTAAGTTGGCTTTCCCTATGTTTTGGAAAACTGCCACTCACTTCTCATTGGTGTATTTTGTGGTATCCTGTCTGGCTTTCTGTATTTCCTTCCGGCTAGCACAAAACTCTTCATAGAGTTGGTCCATACTGACTGTCTCTGTCATTTTGAGGGCAGCCACCAACTGCTCCATGTCAGTAAAGGAGAGCTCCTCGTGTAGGCCgatcagtttcagtttcatcatCACATTTTCTGATGAGAAATCAAACCACTTGTCAATGTATGCAATGACAGAGTCATAGAACTTCAGAAAGTCCTTTTGCCGCTTTGATCTTTGTGCTGACACTTGTTTGTTCATCAGCTGCTTGCTCTGGTATCCAAAAAAGCTGTCTTGTTTCCGCTAAAGCATCTTCACTTTGAATTTTCCCACCTCCTCGGTAAACATCTGTGATGTAGAGCGTTGTTTCCTTCAGCTTCCTAACGAGTGTGTCAAAGACACACCCCACGTTGTGGAAATAGCACAGATAAATCTAAGCAGTTCCAGTTCTCTTCGTCCTCAAAAATCCTCTTCAGTGCCACAGGACAGGTCTCCCCAAGGGACCTTAAGTATGAGGTGAGAACTGGCCAGCTCTGCAGCAGATGAACAGCTGGATGAAGAGACAGCCATCGCATGCAAACATAACGCAGAATTTCACGCCATTCAGTGTCAACAAAGGCAACAAACAAATGCACGCAGTTCCTCTCTTCAGGAAGCAGACACTGAGAAGTGGCTGTAGATGCAGTTTTATCACTGCGTAAAAGTTCAGTAACTTGCACTGCACCCcatcagacagaaaaatatCTCACGCACACTGGACACATTTTTCTATTTCCCTTGTTTGACGCCTGAGACACACAGCCtgcgtgaacctcagcagtgcgtgTGCGTCGCAGAACTGCTGCGTCTCGCGCGCTTGCAGCAGCCACATAGACAGCGTTGctgctgcggcgcttctgcTGCCAGCTCTATCTGTCTACATAGAGTTTGgctttgataatggccatcaatGATAGCATGTTTCGTATCATTtaattataaatttcatttgtatttaGTTTAGTCAGAAAAAGATTAAGAAGCGTATGcttaattgttaaaaataaataaatcatatgtGAGGTGAAAGCGGCTTTCTTTCTGATGGGCATGGTGGGGTCTAGTTGGGGatacttctgtgtcagccacatacactcctcacaaAGGACggttttttaaaattcattataTTAATCATTTCACTAGTTAAACCCTGCTGTCACCTCcccaagtgaagaaaatccctcctGACGACACCAAACGAGCCAACCACTCCGATAAACAAACCTCAAAACTAACTGTCGGGAAGGAAACTGACAACAATTAAGGAAAATGACAACACCAAATCTCTGCCTAGAAGCAGGTGAAACAACATGCAGGAGCCCCGGTTTGAGTTAATATCACGGAAAGCGAGCAGGGGCCGAGAAAAGAAGCTCGAGTTCCCCGCCAGAGAGGCTTCCTGCACCGCACAGGCTGACAGGCTACAGATATAGACATTGAAAACatagtgaaaggtgtaatgttgctggtatgatgtTAATATGACTGTCAACAGAtcatttttctgtctatttttgctgagaacCGCACGCGTCACGCGGAGAAATGGGCGAGACCCCAAATCTCTAGATGAGGCGCAGTTGAGACGCGCAGCCGctgaaaagcaagaggttccgcgacACACACGCACTGCTCAAGCAGACTGTGTCCCAGGCGTAAAACACACTCACCTTCAGTCGGGGACAGATAATCCAGAATATCCTGCACAGTCTTTGGTCCTAAAACATTCATTGTGATGATCTCAGATTTCGTTCTTCCTAAATGCATCTTCTTCACAACATCTGAGTCATGAAACAAAGCACCGTTGAGCTTAACAAAACAGTTGGTGCTGTTGTAGCTGAGTCCATGGTTAACAGTATGATACACGTACGAGGCTTCTCTTGCtacaattttgtcattttccacAGTAGATGCCACGAGGAATGCACCGATATTGATTGCACCTTTAGCTGGTGTGGCCTTCTTGTGCATTTCTGTGGACGCATGCTGAGTCGGGTCATTCTCACCTCCATGGCCAACCGAAAATTCCCTGCTACATAAAGTACAGAAGGCTTTCTTTGAGTCACCGCTGACGGGCTTAACCcacgtctttttttttcttttttacttccCATTGCTTTTTGTCGCTTAGTGTTGGAGTACTCGAGTCTAGGACTCGATCTCGAGTCCGACTTGCGCACTGATGAGTCGGACTCGGACTTGGACTCGAGCATTGACTGCATTCGGACTCGGAAGTTGAAGACGAGGACTCGAACTTGTTAATTAATAAAGAGGTTTTATATATCCGAATTTTTGCCGGTCAAACTTTCACATAGCCACACTATGATTCATTTCacgcacacagcagcagctgcggCACAgacagtgtacacacacacacacacacacacacacacaccctgcagtcGCGCACACAGCGCATAGACattacagcaacacacacatcgCCGTTGGTATGGTGAGTGAAGAAGTCACAAAGCTCGCAATTTGTAATACTTTTAAGTCCAAAAAAAGTATTTAGTTCTtataaagaaaatcagaatcgACAAAAATCCAAGAAAATGCAATCGGTGTCTAGTCAACTGATGATCATCACAAGTTTCTGATGTCTGGTCGTATCCGTCtatcagaggagagagacttaTTGCGcagcttttttttgtctacagTGGATTGTAAACTGTACAGGATTAAAGTAACTCTCCCTGGCAATGTGTTTTGCTCTACTAGGTACAATAATAGGTTTAATCCAACATCCATCAATGTTAAAATGCACTTGAACGTATTTGGAGTTTTATCATcctgtaaataaatgtgtgtataaaagGATATTACACTGTAACCACTCTGTTGATGTACTGTTAGACACAGGTGGAAGTCCTCAGTTGTTGCCTTAAACCAAATGTTATCAGCTGTGACCTTTTCAGAAgttcatccacacacacaaaaccgcTGTGTTCTCACTTGATATTTTGCTGCTCACCTTGAGCAGCACAACATTACTGTGGTGTCATTTTTTACTAAATAAAACTTGCTTAAGTCTTGATGCTTCTGACACTAAACTTATGGTTCTTATGTGAAACGTAGGTTGTTTGTTCATAAATCCTGGATCTCCTCCCTGTCAGCAACAATGAAGGAacactttatctagttttaaaACATTCAGTTGCCTGTCTCATCaggtatttattcataaattaatGACTTGAGGTGATGTATAAACATCTTAGAGTTtaattcagttttcatttgaaaaagtgataaatgactgtctttgtttttttcaaaccaCTTTGTTTGGTCAAAAACCAACACCAAAGACCTGGGTATCTgcaatttgtatttgtttgcatGCATTTTATGTTGAATAAAGCGCTTTTTGTCTATCAAATTCAGACCTATCAGACTTTTTGCCTCGTGTTTCCAATCAGGGTGAAAGATGGCCTGGAAGTATAGAGGCTGACCAGTGCTCAGTCCAGCTTATCTGTCCTTGAGCTTGTTCTGTTACTGAACCGCCACCCTGAACCCAAGTCTGACTGAGACTCAGGCTGTGTCTGAAGTCACTCCCTAATAATTATACAGCACATTACATTTACTTTACACCATTTTATTTGATCGCGAGAGAGTGTGTCAGTATGAAATATACACTCTATATACTGTAGTTCCCATTGAGATTTCACGATGTAATGACAAAATAGTGTCTGTGGCACGTCCACGACTTTCTTCTAACAATCTCACAGTGCAATGTGTTGGATTTTCTAGAAAATTACTTTAATACAACATTACACCTGTCAGGGATTATGCAAAATGACTCATAGATGTCTAAAGTCTCTATTTACTGCTCACCACTGAATACATTATGCAGGGAAAGGTTAATGAGTGAAGGAGGGgctgatttcagacacagctcTGGTGTATTTGTAATTCAAGGATATGCAAAAGACAAAATGCCTGTGCATGCAAAGTTTTATCTTCAAAGTAACTTTTCCTACCTAAAATCTTTCATTTTGTATCCAAGCAGGACTATGATTCAGTGGCGTAAGTGCTCGTCAGTGTTTTTCAAGCAAATGATGCAAATTATCAAGCTTCTTACAAAGTAATTTATTACACAAAACACTAAGTTTCCATTTGCGTTTTAACAAAATGCGTTTCCAGTCTCATACTGTGCATGTGATCATAATGCACGTAGGATTTGTATATgaagcacacaaacaaatttTTGACTTCACGTGTGCATCTGtttgttgaaataattaaagGACTACGGGTCACAGTGTATAGGTACTTCACCCTAGTTGGCTGTGGAAACATTCCTCAGATCAGCAGGCAGGGCTTAAGCACTTAACTGTAGTTGGCAGGTATGACACAACAGGTCCCCTGGCTGACTTCTCTGATTACATAGTACATGTTGATAAAGGAGATTTCATTATGGCAGATTTACTCATGTTAAAgtacaaaaaagtattttccatAACCTCAAAATTGAATACTGACAGAACCTGACTACTTTTGcttaagacaaaaaaagtaaaagcattACACCTTTAGTAAAAACTGGGGAGAACAGTcttttgtgtgggtgtgtttgggGGGATTTGACCTAATGCTCCTTCTTTCCCCCTGTAGGAAGCAGTCCTCATGCCCCCGTTTACAGTAGGACGCATTTACTGTTCTTCTTTCCCCGCCGGGCTTGTAGTGCAGCCCTGGTGGCCATCTCGAAGACTTCCCTCACACCATCCTTTGTTTTTGCAGAGCACTCCATGTATCCAAAGGCACCAATCCTGTTAGCCATGTCCCGTCCATCCTCTGGTTTCACAGGTTCCTAAAGAAAAGGTCCAGACAAGTGTTAGGAAACATACATTCATTACTAGGAGactgagtgtgagtgtgtgtgtgtctgtgtttgttttaacatttttacctGCTTCATTTTGGCAAGCTCTCTTCTGGTGTGCTCATCGTTGCGCAGGTCCTTTTTATTTCCCACCAGTATAATGGGAACATTAGGGCAGAAGTGTTTCACCTCAGGAGTCCACTTCTCAGGGATGTTCTCTAAATAAGGAGACAAAAGACACCATCAGTCAGAGCACAGACACAGCTGTAGTGTGCATGATATATGTAGTGTGAAATGATATTTCTTAGTTGAGTAATTAATCGGGAATTAAGAATGTTGCACAGAGTCCTGACAAATTTCATTATACAATAAATGCCTTGGTAAGTGTGCACAGTTGTGATTTATAGCGGAGAGCAAACAGACACGTGGTGGGATAACATGTACCCGAGGAGGAGCATGTGAATATACTTCTCCGTGTCCAACAGATGTTCAGTTATTTTGTGTGTGGCTGGTTCTTTGCATTCAAttattaaagctgtttttaacaCAAAACCTTTGCCTGAATTCAGATGATATTAACTTgtatcagagaaaaaaaatgtaacacagacactgacacacactgtcAGAGGTCTCTGGTTTCACTTACCGAGACTGTCGGGACTGTCAATGGAGAAGCACATGAGAATGACATCAGTGTCTGGATAAGAGAGTGGGCGCAGTCTGTCGTAGTCTTCTTGACCTGCTGTATCCCAGAGTGCTAACTCGACCTGTGGGAATAGTTCACAAGTTATCAACCACATGAAGCTGAACTGTGTTCAGGGAGTTTTGACATTAGACTGACTTACTGAGTACATACACACCAATATCCTCTTATTCAGGAATTCTTAGGTATTATACTTAGAGCACATAAATCATCCAATTTATATGACTGACATGAACAATTTTATATAAAGCAGTACATTCacttaaaagacaaacaaaaaattataAATTCCACACATtattcttccttgtcaaaacaaatgttttcattttcaaacttgtagccTTCATCCCAAACCAGCGTTAGAGACATCACTTGAGACAATTgtatttttcacatatgcagatGTACTCAAGACATGTAAATAGTCTTTGAGGAGTAAAATCTGTGGAGTTcttctttaatttctttaacCAAGGCCCCATACTGTCCAAAGCCATTCACTCCTGCAATAACTGTCTATGCCTCCTTTCGTTACTGAAGACTGGAATATCAATTATCATGATATGAAGATAAATCTCCAGTGTCAACAGTTTCACTATTGAAATGATGTTTAGACCTCAATTTTGGGcaaaaacagagacacagacagtaAAGCTTGATTAATGTGAGTGTTATTTTCTAATTAAACACTTAAGGCTATATATGaatttttaaaaccttttaaaacaaCCTTAATTTGTAATTATTCAAGAGATTTTACTGCCATCTGCATAGGCACAAGGTACATGCATGTTGGAATTATTGCGTGGTTCAATCAGTCAGGtttaaaaaacccaacaaaaaacaaatttacaataaaCTAACTTaaaaaattagataaaaaaaataaagagtaacaaacacacatttgttttttcagccCTAAGGAACCCggttatttaaaagtttacccAAAGTAAAAACGTATCTGGGTTTAAACTGATACATGTATTGTTAAATACTTATTCACAATCAGAATCATCTTAATTGGCCGATTATGTTtatgcatacaaggaatttgactccagtttagTGCCTCTTGGTGTACTTACagagaataacaacacaacaatcttcagaaagatACAAAAGGAATGAATATACAGGGGAAACCTTTTCAGT from Thunnus maccoyii chromosome 3, fThuMac1.1, whole genome shotgun sequence includes these protein-coding regions:
- the LOC121893909 gene encoding transforming protein RhoA encodes the protein MAAIRKKLVIVGDGACGKTCLLIVFSKDQFPEVYVPTVFENYVADIEVDSKQVELALWDTAGQEDYDRLRPLSYPDTDVILMCFSIDSPDSLENIPEKWTPEVKHFCPNVPIILVGNKKDLRNDEHTRRELAKMKQEPVKPEDGRDMANRIGAFGYMECSAKTKDGVREVFEMATRAALQARRGKKNSKCVLL